Proteins encoded by one window of Bacteroidota bacterium:
- a CDS encoding aldehyde dehydrogenase, giving the protein MQKIKNYINGELLEPAGNNYIDNYNPATGKVYSFIPDSDEKDVELAVKAAQDAFPKWSTTPKDERSRIMLRIAALIEKNLDRLALAESIDNGKPVKLAKVVDIPRAAANFHFYGTGILHFASEAHSMEHSAINYTLREPIGVAGCISPWNLPLYLFTWKIAPAIASGNCVVAKPSEITPMTAYLLSELCIEAGLPKGVLNIVHGYGHKVGSAITAHPNIPVISFTGGTKTGAEIARVAAPMFKKLSLELGGKNPNIIFADCDFENMIKTTIHSSFSNQGQICLCGSRIFIERPIYEKFKTAFLVEVNKLKVGNPTDESSRLGAVVSKSHMEKIISYIELAKQEGGKLLHGGNRVTVAGECAEGYFIEPTVFENLPYNCRTNQEEVFGPFVTLTPFDTEEEVLKYANSTTYGLASTVWTENLTKAHRVAQQIHAGIVWINCWLLRDLRTPFGGVKSSGVGREGGFEAFHFFTEPKNVCVKL; this is encoded by the coding sequence ATGCAAAAAATTAAAAACTATATCAACGGAGAATTACTGGAACCTGCAGGCAATAACTACATAGACAATTACAATCCGGCCACAGGCAAGGTGTATTCATTCATTCCCGACTCTGACGAAAAAGATGTTGAGCTTGCTGTAAAGGCGGCACAAGATGCTTTTCCTAAATGGTCCACTACACCGAAGGATGAGCGCTCTAGAATAATGTTAAGAATAGCGGCACTCATCGAAAAAAATTTAGATAGGCTTGCATTAGCCGAATCTATTGATAATGGGAAACCTGTAAAGCTTGCTAAAGTTGTAGATATACCAAGGGCTGCCGCCAATTTTCATTTTTACGGGACGGGAATTTTGCATTTTGCTTCCGAAGCTCACTCTATGGAGCATTCTGCCATTAACTACACCTTGCGCGAACCAATTGGTGTTGCAGGATGTATTTCTCCTTGGAATTTACCATTGTATTTATTTACCTGGAAAATAGCACCTGCCATAGCTTCGGGCAATTGCGTGGTAGCGAAACCTTCTGAAATTACGCCAATGACTGCATACCTGCTTTCTGAATTATGCATCGAAGCAGGACTACCCAAAGGTGTTTTAAATATTGTACATGGCTACGGACATAAGGTTGGCAGCGCTATTACTGCACATCCCAATATTCCGGTTATTTCATTTACAGGTGGCACTAAAACAGGTGCAGAAATTGCACGTGTGGCAGCGCCTATGTTTAAAAAGCTATCGCTAGAGTTGGGGGGTAAAAACCCGAATATCATTTTTGCGGATTGTGATTTTGAGAATATGATTAAAACCACCATTCATTCGTCCTTCTCAAATCAAGGTCAGATATGTCTTTGTGGGTCTCGTATATTTATTGAGCGCCCTATTTACGAAAAATTCAAAACAGCTTTTTTAGTAGAAGTAAATAAATTAAAAGTTGGCAATCCTACAGATGAGTCCAGCAGATTGGGTGCTGTGGTGTCCAAGTCGCACATGGAAAAAATTATCTCTTATATTGAATTGGCAAAACAAGAAGGAGGAAAGCTTCTTCATGGAGGCAATCGTGTAACTGTTGCCGGAGAATGCGCAGAAGGTTATTTTATAGAGCCTACTGTTTTCGAGAACTTGCCCTACAATTGCAGAACCAATCAAGAAGAAGTGTTTGGTCCTTTTGTAACCCTTACTCCGTTTGACACAGAAGAGGAAGTGTTGAAATACGCCAATAGCACAACGTATGGGTTAGCCTCTACGGTATGGACAGAAAATCTTACCAAGGCGCACCGTGTAGCGCAACAAATCCATGCAGGAATTGTATGGATTAACTGTTGGTTATTACGTGATTTACGTACTCCATTCGGAGGAGTTAAAAGCTCTGGTGTTGGACGTGAGGGCGGTTTCGAGGCTTTTCACTTTTTTACTGAGCCTAAGAATGTGTGTGTAAAATTGTAG